The Cololabis saira isolate AMF1-May2022 chromosome 20, fColSai1.1, whole genome shotgun sequence genome includes a window with the following:
- the LOC133420411 gene encoding low affinity immunoglobulin gamma Fc region receptor II-b-like isoform X2 — MDLMTMCTVVASLRVHPVRSQFFQYESFSLVCEQQGSPAEDWRVKRSTAFHQEEDCPPPPSRGHGPNCSIDDLYFSDSGVYWCESAAGRCSNTINITVTRGSVILEGPVHPVDEGEAVTLRCRTRAPSSNLTYFYKDDLLVGNSTSGNLTIRRVSPSDEGLYKCSVAGLGPSPSSWLAVRGRPETHPSVLPHALLPVVGVCLVLPLLLWLWRRRKGEVKSAVSYTDVSIIPPVNPQRIRGEKPPNDEMDRPCIFYSTLRLDIS; from the exons ATGGACCTCATGACGATGTGCACTGTTGTTG CGTCTCTGAGGGTGCATCCCGTCAGGTCCCAGTTCTTCCAGTACGAGTCGTTCTCTCTGGTCTGTGAGCAGCAGGGAAGCCCAGCCGAGGACTGGAGGGTTAAAAGGAGCACGGCCTTCCACCAAGAGGAAGATTGTCCTCCGCCCCCGAGCAGAGGACATGGACCTAACTGCTCGATCGATGATCTTTATTTTTCAGACTCTGGAGTTTACTGGTGCGAGTCTGCAGCAGGACGATGCAGCAACACCATCAACATCACGGTGACCC GGGGTTCGGTGATTCTGGAGGGTCCTGTCCACCCTGTGGATGAGGGGGAAGCTGTGACTCTGCGCTGCAGGACGAGAGCTCCATCCTCCAACCTCACCTACTTCTATAAAGACGATCTTCTCGTCGGGAACAGCACCAGCGGAAACCTGACCATCCGTAGGGTTTCTCCATCTGACGAGGGGCTGTATAAGTGCAGCGTCGCCGGACTCGGACCTTCACCGAGCAGCTGGCTGGCCGTCAGAG GTCGCCCAGAGACGCATCCGTCTGTCCTCCCGCACGCCCTGCTTCCTGTGGTGGGCGTCTGCCTcgtgctgccgctgctgctctGGCTGTGGAGGAGACGCAAAG GTGAAGTGAAATCTGCAGTTTCCTACACGGATGTGAGCATCATACCGCCGGTGAACCCTCAGAGGATCCGAGGGGAGAAACCCCCAAACGATG AAATGGACCGGCCCTGCATCTTCTACTCAACACTCAGACTGGATATCAGCTGA
- the LOC133420411 gene encoding low affinity immunoglobulin gamma Fc region receptor II-b-like isoform X1, translating into MDLMTMCTVVASLRVHPVRSQFFQYESFSLVCEQQGSPAEDWRVKRSTAFHQEEDCPPPPSRGHGPNCSIDDLYFSDSGVYWCESAAGRCSNTINITVTRGSVILEGPVHPVDEGEAVTLRCRTRAPSSNLTYFYKDDLLVGNSTSGNLTIRRVSPSDEGLYKCSVAGLGPSPSSWLAVRVGRPETHPSVLPHALLPVVGVCLVLPLLLWLWRRRKGEVKSAVSYTDVSIIPPVNPQRIRGEKPPNDEMDRPCIFYSTLRLDIS; encoded by the exons ATGGACCTCATGACGATGTGCACTGTTGTTG CGTCTCTGAGGGTGCATCCCGTCAGGTCCCAGTTCTTCCAGTACGAGTCGTTCTCTCTGGTCTGTGAGCAGCAGGGAAGCCCAGCCGAGGACTGGAGGGTTAAAAGGAGCACGGCCTTCCACCAAGAGGAAGATTGTCCTCCGCCCCCGAGCAGAGGACATGGACCTAACTGCTCGATCGATGATCTTTATTTTTCAGACTCTGGAGTTTACTGGTGCGAGTCTGCAGCAGGACGATGCAGCAACACCATCAACATCACGGTGACCC GGGGTTCGGTGATTCTGGAGGGTCCTGTCCACCCTGTGGATGAGGGGGAAGCTGTGACTCTGCGCTGCAGGACGAGAGCTCCATCCTCCAACCTCACCTACTTCTATAAAGACGATCTTCTCGTCGGGAACAGCACCAGCGGAAACCTGACCATCCGTAGGGTTTCTCCATCTGACGAGGGGCTGTATAAGTGCAGCGTCGCCGGACTCGGACCTTCACCGAGCAGCTGGCTGGCCGTCAGAG TAGGTCGCCCAGAGACGCATCCGTCTGTCCTCCCGCACGCCCTGCTTCCTGTGGTGGGCGTCTGCCTcgtgctgccgctgctgctctGGCTGTGGAGGAGACGCAAAG GTGAAGTGAAATCTGCAGTTTCCTACACGGATGTGAGCATCATACCGCCGGTGAACCCTCAGAGGATCCGAGGGGAGAAACCCCCAAACGATG AAATGGACCGGCCCTGCATCTTCTACTCAACACTCAGACTGGATATCAGCTGA
- the LOC133420177 gene encoding butyrophilin-like protein 2: MGDTGSNKSVRTLSLRVFIFCLAFLRSPVQGEHRLIVSSRLVSAAPGDDVLLPCRLEPQLDLQGRAVEWSRSQEDPALGPRTYVHLYRNGGEMRHIMTPSYVGRTSLSRDGLGRGDVSLTIRAVSADDDGTFRCFIPYLNQAASVRLVVDPMFVRTPTTGTPRPPGDVSTPRPGDETLSDDLRSRLPVWISSAALVFVVALSAAGAGLVRNRRGKQQEKLNCEAGGRVSSETCCAGCCSRRWPDLVCRAFTTSWRKHDPATSDGDALSSDGALTTSALLDRPSGHV, translated from the exons ATGGGCGACACTGGATCTAATAAGTCTGTCAGGACGTTATCACTTCGGGTTTTTATCTTCTGCTTGGCTTTCCTTCGGAGTCCCGTTCAAG GTGAACATCGGCTGATCGTGTCGTCCCGTCTGGTCTCGGCCGCCCCCGGAGACGACGTCCTGCTGCCGTGCCGCCTGGAGCCCCAGCTGGACCTGCAGGGCCGGGCGGTGGAGTGGTCCAGGAGCCAGGAGGACCCGGCGCTCGGGCCCAGGACCTACGTGCACCTGTACAGGAACGGGGGGGAGATGCGCCACATCATGACGCCGTCCTACGTGGGCCGGACGTCGCTGTCCCGGGACGGCCTGGGCCGCGGGGACGTGTCTCTCACCATCAGGGCCGTGAGCGCCGACGACGACGGCACCTTCAGGTGTTTCATCCCCTACCTGAACCAAGCGGCCAGCGTCCGGCTCGTGGTTG ACCCGATGTTTGTCAGAACCCCGACGACGGGAACGCCGCGGCCTCCAGGCGACGTTTCAACTCCACGTCCAGGAGACGAGACGCTCTCGGACG ATCTCCGGTCCAGACTCCCCGTCTGGATCTCGTCTGCGGCGCTCGTCTTCGTCGTGGCTCTTTCTGCCGCCGGCGCTGGTCTGGTTAGAAACCGCCGGGGGAAGCAGCAGGAGAAACTAAAC TGTGAAGCTGGAGGACGAGTCTCTTCTGAAACAT GTTGTGCAGGATGCTGCAGCCGCCGCTGGCCGGATCTCGTCTGCCGAGCCTTCACGACATCCTGGCGTAAACACGACCCCGCCACGTCAGACGGAGACGCTCTCTCCTCGGACGGGGCGTTGACGACGTCGGCCCTCCTGGACCGCCCATCGGGCCACGTTTGA